In the Tessaracoccus lacteus genome, GGCACGCTGTCCGGCGGCGGTCAGGAGGTCATCCGGCTGGGCGAGCGGGTGTTGCTCGGGGCCAACTCCGGCATCGGCATCTCGCTGGGCGACGACTGCGTCGTCGAGGCCGGGCTGTACGTCACCGCCGGCACCAAGGTGACACTGGCCGACGGCGCCGTCGTGAAGGCGCGCGAGCTCAGCGGCCAGAACGATCTGCTGTTCCTGCGCGATTCGGTGCACGGCTCGGTGCTGGTGAAGAACCGCCGCGGGTCGAAGGTCGAGCTCAACTCCGCGCTGCACGCGAACTGATGTCGCCGAAGCGCTGGGCCGTTCTCCTCCTCACCGTTGCGCTGCTCGCCGGGCTCGGCTTCGGCGGGTACATCGTCTACGAGAAGGTCCGCCAGCGGCTGACTCCGGAACGCTGCACCGTCGTCGTGGACGACCAGACCGTCACGCTGACGCGGGAGCAGGCCACCAACGCGTCGATCATCGTCGCCGCGTCGGTGAGCAACGGCCTGCCGGAGCGCGCGGCGATCGTCGCCCTCGTGACCGCCTACCAGGAGTCCGGGCTGCGGAACCTCGACTACGGCGACCGCGACTCGGTCGGCCTCTTCCAGCAGCGGCCGTCGCAGGGCTGGGGCACGGTTGAGGAGATCATGGATCCCTGGTACTCCTCGGAGAAGTTCTACGAGGCTCTCACGAAGATCGACGGCTGGGAGGACGTCGACATCAACGACATCGCCCAGAAGGTGCAGATCAGCGCCTACCCCGACGCCTACGGCAAGCACACGGCCAACGCGACCGCGGTGGCGAAGTCGCTGCTCGGCGAGCCCGCGTCGATCAGCTGCGTGAACTTCGAGCTGGCAGACCCGGAGCCCGACGAGTTCGCCGCCGTGTTGGAGGCGATCGACGCCGACTTCGTCGTGGACGGTGACACCGTCACGATCTCCGGCGACGAGGACGAGGTCTGGTCCGGGGTCAACATGGCGATGGCCAACGGCTACGCCGCCGGGCTCTCGCGGGTCGAGGTGCTCGGCAAGGTCTGGACTCCGGACAAGGCCGGCTGGCGCGACGCGGAGACGGACTCCGCCGGCGCGGTCCTGACGCTCGGCTGATCTCAGGGGGTCAGGCCTTCGTCGAGGACGGCCCGCGCCAGCTGCGCTTCGCCTGCGACCCGCAGCGAACCGCCGTCCAGCGGAAGCCGACCCCAGCAGAGCAGCGCCAGGTCCCGCAGGGTGCCGGCTACCTCTACGGCGGGGGCACCGCTCGGCGCACCGGACAGCTCCCACACGTCGTCGGCGGCGACAAGCACGAACCGCGCCACCGGCGGCGACACTCGCGACAGGCGCAGCTGGCGGGGATGCATCACCTCGACGACTTCCGCGACGCAGTCGCGCCACAGATAGTCGTCGGCCTCGGTCTGCAGGCCGCCCGCGGTGCGCAGGTCCCACAGGTGGATCAGGGTCTCGAGCTTCTGCCTGCGGTCCCAGAACTCGACGGTGCCCGAGAGCTCCCCCGGGGCTGCCCCGTCGTCGAGGAGGGTCCAGGCAGGCTGCCTGGGGTCGAGGCCGGCGAGAGTCGCTGCGAGAACACCGGCGTGGGTCGCGTATTCCTCACTCGTTGCGAGCATGTCACGGCCGAGCGGATGCTCCCTGGTCCGTGACGCCTGCGCCGCGGCCCAGTGATGCACGCGGGCGAGGTGGTTGACGAGGTTGCGCGCCTTCCACCGCCCGCCCCACGGCATGGGGGCGTCGGGGGACACCTCGTCGATCGAGTCCCGGAACTGCTCCTGGAGCAGAGTGAGGGCGTAGAGGTCTGGCCTGTCGGATCCGGGCATGGCGCCATCCTGCCGGGGCGCCGGGTCGCGGCGCCGGCCGTCTCAGGCCCGTGGGCTCAGGCGAACCTCGCGGCCGCTGCGGCGATCCGCTCGTCGGTCGCCGTCAGCGCGATGCGCACGTGGTCGGCGGCCGCGGGGCCGTAGAAGTCGCCGGGTGCGGCCAGGATCCCGCGCTCGGCGAGCCAGGCGACGGTGTCGCGGCAGTTCTCGCCACGGGTGCCCCACAGGTACAGGGCACCCTCGGAGTGGTCGATCGTGAATCCGGCGCCCTCGAGGGCCGGGCGCAGCAGCGCGCGGCGGGCCAGGTAGCGTTCCCGCTGCTGGTCCACGTGGTCCTGGTCCCCCAGCATGGCGACCATTGCCGCCTGCACGGGCCGGGGCAGCATCATGCCGAGGTGTTTGCGCACGGCGACGAGTTCCAGCACCACGGAGGGGTCGCCCGCGACGAACGCGGCGCGGTAGCCGGCCGCGTTCGAGCGCTTTGAGAGAGAGTGGACCGCCAGCAACCCCGTGAGATCGCCGTCGTTGACGCGCGGGTCGAGCACCGAGACGGGCTCGGCGTCCCAGCCGAACTCTCCATAGCACTCGTCGCTGGCGAGCACCGCGCCCAGTTCGCGGGCGCGGGCAGCGAAGGCGCGCAGCTCGTCGACGCCGAGGATCCTGCCCGTCGGGTTGGCCGGGGAGTTCACCCAGATCAGCCGGGCGTCGGCCGGGATCTCCGCGGGGTCGTCGAGCGCGACGGGCCTGGCCCCGGCCGTCAGCGCGCCGACGGCGTAGGTCGGGTAGGCGCAGGCGGGGAACACGACCGCGTCGTCGGCGCCGAGGCCGAGCAGGGTCGGCAGCCAGGCGACGAGTTCCTTGGAGCCGACGGTCACCATGACGGACTCGTCTGCGAGCGGCACCGATCCCCAGCGCGACTCGAGGTAGCCGGCGATGGCGCGGCGGGTGGCCGGGTCCCCCCACACCGTCGGGTAGCCCGGCGACTGCCCGGCCGCCGCGAGCGCGTCGATGACGAGCTCAGGCGTCGGGTCGACGGGCGTGCCGACGGACAGGTCGACGATGCCGCCCGGATGCGCCGACGCGACGCGCCGGGCCTCGGCGATCGTGTCCCAGGGGAAGTCGGGCAGGCGGGAGCCCAGCCCCGACATCACTCGCCCTGAGGCGGCAGCGCGACGACGGCCGGGTGGTCCTTGTCCATCGCGCCGAGCTTCGCGGCGCCGCCCGGGGAGCCCAGGTCGTCGAAGAACTGCACGTTGATGTCGTAGAACTCGGCCTGCTCCTCGGGGACGTCATCCTCGTAGTAGATGGCCTCGACGGGGCAGACGGGCTCACAGGCGCCGCAGTCGACACACTCCTCCGGGTGGATGTAGAGCATGCGGTTGCCTTCGTAGATGCAGTCCACGGGGCATTCCTCGACGCAGGCGCGGTCCTTCACGTCGACGCAGGGCAGGCCGATGATGTACGTCACTTTATTTGACTCCTTGGAGAGGCGCTGACGCCTGACAGCTTAGCGCCTGTTCGTTGCTAAATTCGCGGTCGCCCTACTCGCAGACGATCTGGTCGCCCGCACTGTAGGTCCATGTGAAGGGCTCGCGGCGAACGACCTTCCCGTCCATGTAGAACAGCCGCGAGTAGTTGACGGTGAATCCCTGGATGGCCGCCTGGGGGCTGCAGTTGGCCGCCGTGACGGTGCGTTTGGTACCCGAGTAGAAGTTCGACTTCTTCAGCTCGGAGGACTCGACCTTGTCCCAGGTCCGCTTGGACCAGATCCTGAACGTGATGGA is a window encoding:
- a CDS encoding maleylpyruvate isomerase family mycothiol-dependent enzyme — protein: MPGSDRPDLYALTLLQEQFRDSIDEVSPDAPMPWGGRWKARNLVNHLARVHHWAAAQASRTREHPLGRDMLATSEEYATHAGVLAATLAGLDPRQPAWTLLDDGAAPGELSGTVEFWDRRQKLETLIHLWDLRTAGGLQTEADDYLWRDCVAEVVEVMHPRQLRLSRVSPPVARFVLVAADDVWELSGAPSGAPAVEVAGTLRDLALLCWGRLPLDGGSLRVAGEAQLARAVLDEGLTP
- the dapC gene encoding succinyldiaminopimelate transaminase, which codes for MSGLGSRLPDFPWDTIAEARRVASAHPGGIVDLSVGTPVDPTPELVIDALAAAGQSPGYPTVWGDPATRRAIAGYLESRWGSVPLADESVMVTVGSKELVAWLPTLLGLGADDAVVFPACAYPTYAVGALTAGARPVALDDPAEIPADARLIWVNSPANPTGRILGVDELRAFAARARELGAVLASDECYGEFGWDAEPVSVLDPRVNDGDLTGLLAVHSLSKRSNAAGYRAAFVAGDPSVVLELVAVRKHLGMMLPRPVQAAMVAMLGDQDHVDQQRERYLARRALLRPALEGAGFTIDHSEGALYLWGTRGENCRDTVAWLAERGILAAPGDFYGPAAADHVRIALTATDERIAAAAARFA
- the fdxA gene encoding ferredoxin; amino-acid sequence: MTYIIGLPCVDVKDRACVEECPVDCIYEGNRMLYIHPEECVDCGACEPVCPVEAIYYEDDVPEEQAEFYDINVQFFDDLGSPGGAAKLGAMDKDHPAVVALPPQGE